In a single window of the Diospyros lotus cultivar Yz01 chromosome 10, ASM1463336v1, whole genome shotgun sequence genome:
- the LOC127811038 gene encoding calcium-binding protein KRP1-like yields the protein MASKPQAASSSFEDFLPIMAEKLGGDGLIGELCNGFRLLMDADKGLITLDSLRRNAALLGLHDLTDDDLHTMMREGDFDGDGALNQMEFCVLMFRLSPELMEQSSSLLQEALLHELHDFR from the coding sequence ATGGCCTCCAAGCCCCAGGCCGCGTCCTCCTCCTTCGAAGACTTCTTGCCCATCATGGCCGAGAAGCTCGGAGGGGACGGCCTGATCGGCGAGCTCTGCAACGGCTTCCGCCTGCTCATGGACGCCGACAAAGGCCTCATCACCCTCGACAGCCTCAGGCGAAACGCCGCCCTCTTGGGCCTGCACGACTTGACAGACGACGATCTCCACACCATGATGAGAGAAGGTGACTTCGACGGCGACGGTGCCCTCAACCAGATGGAGTTTTGCGTTCTGATGTTCAGATTGAGCCCCGAGCTGATGGAGCAGTCCTCCTCCTTGCTCCAGGAAGCTCTCCTCCACGAACTCCATGATTTCCGTTGA